Genomic window (Ureibacillus composti):
CAATCACATTGTTTGGCATGACTGCTAAATGAAGACCGCTTTCTCCAGGGATTTCTGCGTATTTAAGGATAGACTGAACTGGAGTGCCTTTAATAAATGCAAGTTCCGCTTCCCCTAATGCCAAATCAGACGCATTATATTGTAAAAACTCACTTTCTTTTGGATTCATTTTATCCCATGTGTGTCTTGTATCGTTTGTACTTAGTGAAATCATTTGTTCTTTTACATTTGAATTTGCAGCTTGGTTTTGGATTTGGTCTAATACTTTTTCCATCTTATCCGTCATCCCTAGTATAACCGTTGCATCTTGCTCGATAAGATTTTGGATCACAGAAGATATTGTGTTCGTAACAGATTGATAGTCTTCAATCGTTAAATCAATTGGGAGAATTCCTACTTTCAAATGTTTAATAGGAATTTCAGTACGTTCAAGATGTTGAATCGAACTTGACCACTCTTTCACTATTTTTGAACCTTCATTTAATGTGTTTGTCCCACCGGCCATTTGTTGGATACTAAATCCTTCTTTTGGCTTTGATTCAACTGTTTCATCTAAAAGAATGGAGACTTGGTTTGTCTCACAGCCTAAACCGACTAATAGAGATGCATAAAGATTTGGATTAGCCACAACACCTTTTAGCGTATTTTTTGTTAACTTAAAGTCATCGCCTAATTGAGCACAGCCATTTGCATGGACTACCGGAATTCCTTCAGGGATTGTTTTTGCAATATCTCTCGTTACTACACTTGAACACACAACCGTTGAAACTACGCCAATATAATTACGTGTACCTACAGTTGAATCATTTCTTACATAACCTTTAAATGTTTTACTCACCCTGTATGCCCCCTAATCCATTTTCTGGTACTGCTACAGCCTTATTATTTTCCAACGATTTGCGTAATTCATCATCTTCTAACGTACCAACGATGCCTCTTTTACGTTGATATTTATCACATAAAATTACGGCAATCGGTACTAGTAGAGCCGTTGAAATCGTAGCAACTGAAATTTGCGCTGTCGCTACTGCGGCAATGTCTTGATACACTTGTGCCTCTGCAGCTGTCATTAATCCTGTACCCGCTGCTACAGTTGCTGCTGCTGCTATTGCTGCAGGAGTTGCTACTGCATTTCCAGCTGTTGATGCCTCTGCCCAAGGTGCAATAAAACTTTTTTGTCTGAAAATCTTAAATGCTAGTACCATGAATCCACCAGAGATTAATACTGTCATAAGAGCTAGTACAATACCTGCGACTACCACTTCCGAGTTAAAGAAGTTCTTTAAATTCATATTGGCACCTAATGCAAATGCAAAAAATGGAATGACGATGTTTTCAGCGGGAGCTAAAAAGTCTCGAATTTTTGGATCAAGATTACCTAACAGCATACCAATTGCAATTGGTAAAAGTACTGCTACGAACGCAATAATTGGGAACTGTGCACCCATCATCCCTAATGCCATTAATGTGAAGAATGGTCCATCATTAAGTGAAAGAACTGCTGTTGCTCCTACATCTGATCGGTTACCGTACTGTCCAGTTAAAGCGGCGAACATTCCACCATTACCATTTGTCATCGCTGCAATGATTGCCATCGTGGATAAACCAAGGAATCCAGTAACCGGATCTGATAAAACACCCCATAAGAATCCAACCGCTACACCTGCAAAATATTTTGAAGATGTTAAAATTACACCTTTTTTAAGAGCCACTCCCCCAACGCGAAGGTTCATTTGACTACCTGCACAGAATAAGAACAAGGCACATAGTGTATTGGCACCATTTTTAAATAATGCCTCTGTAAAACCACCGATTCTTAAAAACTCATAATGCCCATCTGCTGTTGGTGAAACCCCTATTGATTTTAAGAAATCCATCAAAAACGGTAAGTGTAATTGGTCAATCGTGTTGATTAAAGCCCCTAAAAACAGTGGTACAATCATTAATCCCCCAGGAATCCGATCGATTGTATCTTTGATTTTCATCATATCTCCCCTTATATGAAATTGAAAAATCTACCCCTTTTTGCGAACGCTTTCAACAAACTGATAATTTTACGGGCACTAATCTCTTACCTATACTTCTTTGTTATTTAAGACTCGAGGTAGGAGTTTAGTGCCCGTTATTATGAGAAAAACTATGAATTTACTTTTGCTGGTACAACTGGCACACCTAATCCTTCTGCACCTAATTCTGAAGTGACTGCTTCTGGACAGTATCGTTTAATCATATCTACACCAATAGCAGCACGTCTTACTCGCTCACGAACTAATGAGATATTTGTCGCTTCCCATTGTTTACCTGATGGATAGACGTCTGGATGATTTCGTAGGCCAAATTTAATATAAACAGGGGATAAAACACGAATAATTTCTGGAATTTCGTAATAACGTAAGAATCCACCAAAATTGTCAGGTACTTCAATATAAATATCGATTGGTACATCTGTAGCCTGACGAATAGCAGCTAATTTTGACAATGTTAAACTTGAAGGCACGTTGTACGTATCTGCTCCAATGTCTTCCATCAGTTTTACAGATACAGGATTACAAGCACCCATTTGCACAGAAACCTTCACAACAAAATCTTGCGGTAATAAGCCTTCTTCTTTCATATGTTTCGTCATTAGTAATAAGCCTTCATCAGCAACTAAAGCGCCACGTAATCCAAGATTTGCACCGCGAATTAAATCTTCCATCGCATAAACAAGCTGATCAACACCTTCATGACGAAGTGCTTGTGATTTACCAGCAGATGTTAATGGAGCAGCACTAATATCCCATGTTCCACGAGGACCTACGAAAAGACTTAACTCCATACCACGTTCAGCTGTTAAACGGCACATTTCTTGAATTTCTTCATCTGTTTGTAGCATAATTCCACTGCCCTGAGAAACACGATGAATCGTAAGGCCAAATTCATCTACTGCTTTTAGTAATTCTTTTAACGCTACAGGTCCCTCCACACTTGGTAATTCAATTCGATATTGTGCACCATCTGGAAAACGCTTTGTTGACGTTGGTAAATCTCTTACTTCTACTGCCGGATACCCCAATTTTTCTAACAAATTACGTGACTTTTCCATTTCCATCCCCCATTTAAAATATTCAGACCAACTATGATAAATTACTAATAATCTAGAACAGCAAATAATTCCCCCCATTACTGAATAAAGAAAAATTAGCAATTATTTCTATTATTTACTTTTAATAAATACCGTTTTAACCGCTGTATAGAATTCTTTTGCAGCTTCTCCTTGCTCACGTGTTCCAGTACTTGATGACTTCATGCCACCAAACGGCGCTTGTAGCTCAACACCTGCACTTTCTGCATTGACACGAACTAAACCAGCTTCCACATCGTCTATAAACTCTAACGCTGCGCCTATATTTGTTGTATATAGAGATGCGCTTAAGCCATAGTCAGAGTCATTTGCAACTGAAATCGCCTCTTCTAAAGAATCGACTTTTATTAACGCGATCACAGGTCCAAAGATTTCTTCGCGTGCAATACGCATTGATGGTGCCACATCTTCAAAAATAGTTGGCTCAACATAGAACCCATTTGCAAGCTCCCCTTGCTCAAGTCGGTTACCACCGAAAATTAGGCTTGCCCCTTCTTGTTTCCCAATTTCAATGTACTCTAATACTGTGTTTAACTGACTCTCACTCGCACAAGGCCCCATCCAAGTTG
Coding sequences:
- a CDS encoding U32 family peptidase, whose amino-acid sequence is MEKSRNLLEKLGYPAVEVRDLPTSTKRFPDGAQYRIELPSVEGPVALKELLKAVDEFGLTIHRVSQGSGIMLQTDEEIQEMCRLTAERGMELSLFVGPRGTWDISAAPLTSAGKSQALRHEGVDQLVYAMEDLIRGANLGLRGALVADEGLLLMTKHMKEEGLLPQDFVVKVSVQMGACNPVSVKLMEDIGADTYNVPSSLTLSKLAAIRQATDVPIDIYIEVPDNFGGFLRYYEIPEIIRVLSPVYIKFGLRNHPDVYPSGKQWEATNISLVRERVRRAAIGVDMIKRYCPEAVTSELGAEGLGVPVVPAKVNS
- a CDS encoding UxaA family hydrolase codes for the protein MSKTFKGYVRNDSTVGTRNYIGVVSTVVCSSVVTRDIAKTIPEGIPVVHANGCAQLGDDFKLTKNTLKGVVANPNLYASLLVGLGCETNQVSILLDETVESKPKEGFSIQQMAGGTNTLNEGSKIVKEWSSSIQHLERTEIPIKHLKVGILPIDLTIEDYQSVTNTISSVIQNLIEQDATVILGMTDKMEKVLDQIQNQAANSNVKEQMISLSTNDTRHTWDKMNPKESEFLQYNASDLALGEAELAFIKGTPVQSILKYAEIPGESGLHLAVMPNNVIEGASNLVASGCNLIIFLTNRPVFTGTIAVPCMTVGIEQNEGLNSDMIDYVISSATTPDEVVNEFTDIASGKLTKLETYKLEEFAISHIGTTF
- a CDS encoding 2-keto-3-deoxygluconate permease, which codes for MKIKDTIDRIPGGLMIVPLFLGALINTIDQLHLPFLMDFLKSIGVSPTADGHYEFLRIGGFTEALFKNGANTLCALFLFCAGSQMNLRVGGVALKKGVILTSSKYFAGVAVGFLWGVLSDPVTGFLGLSTMAIIAAMTNGNGGMFAALTGQYGNRSDVGATAVLSLNDGPFFTLMALGMMGAQFPIIAFVAVLLPIAIGMLLGNLDPKIRDFLAPAENIVIPFFAFALGANMNLKNFFNSEVVVAGIVLALMTVLISGGFMVLAFKIFRQKSFIAPWAEASTAGNAVATPAAIAAAATVAAGTGLMTAAEAQVYQDIAAVATAQISVATISTALLVPIAVILCDKYQRKRGIVGTLEDDELRKSLENNKAVAVPENGLGGIQGE